In Bacteroidota bacterium, one DNA window encodes the following:
- a CDS encoding DUF885 domain-containing protein, producing MTNTSTRGLQFAILAAAALTMLTATASSLRAQHTINPNEPKPTLYELLDSEWASLMHEFPEWATEVGYPGQNDRWSELAPEATGRRREDLNEFLAQLRWGNRQQYLDEQGKSDFKAIQSWAIDRLAGYAFHDDYLLVSQQSGPQIDAVGTLDRQPHATLEDYNDILARLRALPKLIDQTIAMLQRGIDQHIVQPKIIMRGVPDQIAALIPTEPLNSPLLARFVELPTAIAIADRDELNRQAQQIYASQIVPAFEKFRDFMVKTYIPHCRETIGMRDLPKGPEWYKWKAAHHTTTNYVPDVIFEMGTKEVERIRKEMDSVRQAAGFSGDLTAYFDFLRHDKQFFYTDSASLVAGYREIVEKAQKGLPTIFSHIPSSPLVVLPVPAYAAKEATTAYYEPGSAAAHRPGVYRVNTYDLSSRPKWEMQPLSLHEAVPGHHLQLSYSDEQHTLPDLRKYLDYTAYVEGWALYAESLGDQLGFYTTPADRMGQLSYEMWRAIRLVVDVGIHWKGWTREQAIEYFTKNVPKASHDIEVEVDRYIADPGQALAYKMGEMRIREMLDYTRSELTPDGKFDLKAFHDQVLSMGPLPMEQFERQLKAWVFTVRGPRDVVGKKPGTPGGPAAK from the coding sequence ATGACCAATACATCCACACGCGGGCTACAGTTTGCGATTCTTGCCGCCGCTGCCTTGACCATGCTCACCGCCACAGCGTCGTCGCTGCGCGCACAGCATACGATCAATCCGAACGAACCCAAACCAACGCTCTACGAATTGCTCGACAGCGAATGGGCGTCGCTCATGCACGAATTTCCGGAGTGGGCGACCGAAGTCGGCTACCCCGGGCAAAACGACCGATGGAGCGAACTCGCACCGGAAGCGACCGGCCGCCGACGCGAAGATCTTAACGAATTTCTCGCACAGCTTCGATGGGGCAACCGGCAGCAGTATCTCGACGAACAAGGAAAGTCGGATTTTAAGGCGATCCAATCCTGGGCGATCGACCGTCTCGCAGGCTACGCGTTTCATGACGATTACCTGCTCGTCTCGCAGCAATCGGGTCCGCAGATCGACGCCGTCGGCACGCTCGATCGGCAGCCACATGCGACACTCGAAGACTACAATGACATTCTCGCGCGTCTGCGAGCGCTGCCGAAGCTGATCGATCAGACCATCGCGATGCTGCAACGTGGCATCGACCAACACATCGTGCAGCCGAAGATCATTATGCGCGGCGTGCCCGATCAAATCGCGGCCCTCATCCCGACCGAGCCGTTGAACTCGCCGCTGCTTGCGCGTTTTGTCGAACTACCGACGGCAATCGCTATTGCTGATCGCGACGAACTCAATCGCCAGGCGCAACAGATCTACGCATCGCAGATCGTACCGGCATTCGAGAAGTTTAGAGATTTTATGGTGAAGACGTACATCCCGCACTGCCGCGAGACGATCGGGATGCGCGATCTGCCGAAGGGGCCCGAATGGTATAAATGGAAAGCAGCACACCATACGACGACGAACTATGTCCCCGACGTGATTTTCGAGATGGGCACGAAAGAGGTCGAGCGGATCCGCAAAGAAATGGATTCGGTGCGTCAGGCTGCCGGGTTTAGCGGCGATCTTACCGCGTATTTCGATTTTCTGCGCCACGACAAACAATTCTTCTATACCGATTCCGCAAGCCTCGTCGCAGGGTATCGTGAGATCGTCGAAAAAGCACAGAAGGGGCTGCCGACGATCTTCTCGCACATTCCGTCGTCGCCGCTTGTCGTGCTACCCGTTCCTGCCTATGCGGCGAAGGAAGCAACGACAGCGTATTACGAGCCCGGTTCTGCGGCTGCGCATCGCCCGGGTGTGTATCGGGTGAATACGTACGATCTCTCGTCGCGACCGAAGTGGGAGATGCAGCCATTGTCTCTCCATGAAGCCGTTCCGGGCCATCACTTGCAGTTATCATACAGCGACGAACAGCATACATTGCCCGATCTGCGTAAGTATCTCGATTACACGGCATACGTCGAAGGCTGGGCGCTCTATGCCGAGAGTCTCGGCGATCAGCTTGGCTTCTACACCACACCAGCGGATCGGATGGGGCAGTTGAGCTATGAAATGTGGCGAGCGATCCGGCTCGTGGTCGATGTCGGTATTCACTGGAAGGGGTGGACCCGCGAACAAGCGATCGAGTATTTCACGAAGAATGTCCCGAAGGCAAGTCACGACATCGAAGTCGAAGTAGATCGCTACATCGCCGATCCTGGGCAGGCTCTCGCATACAAGATGGGCGAGATGCGCATTCGCGAAATGCTCGACTATACGCGAAGCGAGCTCACGCCGGACGGGAAGTTCGATCTGAAAGCATTTCACGACCAAGTGCTTTCGATGGGTCCGCTGCCGATGGAGCAATTCGAACGGCAACTCAAAGCATGGGTATTCACGGTTCGCGGCCCACGCGATGTGGTCGGGAAAAAACCTGGAACACCCGGAGGCCCGGCCGCAAAATAA
- a CDS encoding polysaccharide biosynthesis protein, with the protein MRKELAALSKETLIYGTSTVIGRFLNFLLVPFYVNVLHSTSEYGISSVLYTWIAFLNVVYPLGLEGAYFRYASRGEHEAADGMRQTRLFSGSFNTIVAVGALLSIGFFFLAPTLAPPLFFDPKTDITPMLPMLTRIVRYSAIILLLDAISVLPFADLRLEHRAKKFAAIKLTNIVITLILNFVLILGFHAGVEGIFVANLVASAVQVLMLVPTILAKYRSGGGTASHDSKATSLRTMLVFGLTNVPAYLGAMMVQVIDRPIVQLYLGLGAVGIYQANYRMGFIMMVFVSLFEYAWRPFFMRQHKTDDVRARLLFSRIFTYFMLIALVAFLLLSFFLPYVLSTPVFGRRLLRADYLSGMNIIPVVLFAYVFQGMYTNFIAGIYIKERNKTLPSITGLGALVNVAVNLLLIPPLGIMGAALATLAAYIAMAIAIYIPSQRAYPIQYEWGRIGLLALVVGVAFVAERILVGVGAVSGSAAVFMVRVACTGIAIGGLFAFGFFSERERAFFAEIAGRFRRREAR; encoded by the coding sequence ATGCGTAAAGAACTCGCCGCGCTTTCCAAAGAGACGCTGATTTACGGGACGAGTACCGTGATCGGCCGATTCCTCAATTTTCTGCTCGTTCCGTTCTATGTGAACGTCCTGCATTCGACGAGCGAGTACGGCATCTCGAGTGTGCTCTATACCTGGATCGCATTCCTGAACGTCGTGTATCCGCTCGGGCTCGAAGGAGCGTACTTCCGCTATGCATCGCGCGGCGAACACGAAGCGGCCGACGGCATGCGGCAGACGCGCCTCTTCAGCGGTTCGTTCAATACCATCGTCGCCGTCGGAGCCTTGCTCTCGATCGGGTTTTTCTTTCTTGCTCCGACACTTGCGCCGCCGCTATTCTTCGACCCGAAGACCGACATCACGCCGATGCTGCCGATGCTCACGCGTATCGTGCGGTACTCGGCGATCATCCTGCTGCTCGATGCGATCTCGGTACTGCCGTTCGCCGACCTGCGACTCGAACATCGTGCGAAGAAGTTTGCGGCGATCAAGCTTACGAATATCGTCATTACTCTCATCCTGAATTTTGTGCTGATTCTCGGCTTCCATGCAGGAGTCGAAGGGATCTTCGTGGCGAATCTGGTCGCATCGGCGGTGCAGGTGTTGATGCTCGTGCCGACGATCCTCGCGAAGTATAGAAGCGGCGGTGGCACTGCGTCGCATGACTCGAAGGCGACTTCGCTTCGGACGATGCTCGTCTTCGGTCTGACGAACGTCCCGGCCTATCTCGGAGCGATGATGGTGCAGGTGATCGACCGGCCGATCGTGCAGCTCTATCTTGGGCTTGGCGCGGTGGGTATTTATCAGGCGAACTACCGGATGGGCTTTATCATGATGGTGTTTGTGAGCCTATTCGAGTATGCGTGGCGGCCGTTCTTTATGCGCCAGCACAAAACCGACGATGTGCGTGCACGCTTGTTGTTCTCGCGGATCTTCACGTACTTCATGCTCATTGCGCTCGTCGCGTTCTTATTGCTTTCGTTCTTTCTTCCGTACGTGCTCTCGACGCCCGTCTTTGGCCGACGCTTGTTGCGGGCGGATTATTTGAGCGGGATGAATATCATTCCGGTTGTGCTCTTCGCCTACGTCTTTCAAGGAATGTACACGAATTTCATTGCGGGCATCTATATCAAAGAGCGCAACAAGACACTGCCGTCTATTACCGGCCTCGGCGCACTTGTGAATGTGGCTGTAAATTTATTGCTCATTCCGCCGCTCGGCATCATGGGCGCAGCGCTTGCGACGTTGGCCGCGTATATTGCGATGGCAATCGCGATCTATATTCCGTCGCAGCGAGCGTATCCCATCCAATATGAATGGGGCCGCATCGGACTGCTCGCGCTGGTGGTCGGCGTTGCGTTTGTTGCCGAACGCATTCTTGTCGGGGTGGGCGCAGTTAGTGGTTCTGCCGCAGTCTTCATGGTGCGCGTTGCCTGCACCGGCATTGCCATTGGCGGACTCTTCGCCTTCGGTTTTTTCAGCGAACGCGAGCGTGCGTTCTTCGCTGAGATCGCCGGTCGGTTCCGCCGCAGAGAGGCACGTTAG
- a CDS encoding T9SS type A sorting domain-containing protein, whose product MLSPATHRAAFRSCRSVVLTAILVFVGPFVSFAQSIYLSDSFPGGVTAGGYAPDNDGSGSGQIMLHFPAGAQVVKAILFAGNFDTPAILPLMLNGHPIRLDPATQMTLGHWSSYGDPASTHAVDVTSLIDPAQQTQTLDVPPQPPTSHRYVDFWLVVEYTFAGATQTRVTVVLDTQDFASSLNFRIPIARHAVSRRPLGFGAYVGYVCNSNSDGEIVNANNARLGVVGGHEANSGNCAGPMPHFYYERGTLVGLGECGADQAMDTTDVLSDIRGLVRPSDQTVTVTLDHISSATPNDNSVWGLVVVDGDTICTNPTISLSPTFATAKPGYAIDYALMASSPLVDIAALDVDIELIGDNLELNSIESANTVTFDRWLQPTHLSLHGAPYLVTPNDTLALLHFDVSVGRDTLTRLHLSHLQIDEIDESLVPCGASLPSATTPDPTFIMTDTCSSAEIRQYLRTGRVIVVSKIVPNPVSNSAVLEVQARAECDASIEIVDVLGNTVARQSSHLHQGTNDLTLDLGNIASGFYQIVLRTPAENTRTPLVKID is encoded by the coding sequence ATGCTATCTCCGGCAACACATCGCGCAGCATTTCGTTCGTGTAGGTCGGTCGTACTGACCGCGATCCTGGTGTTCGTCGGCCCATTCGTTTCGTTCGCACAGTCTATTTATCTCTCCGACTCCTTCCCGGGTGGTGTCACCGCCGGCGGATATGCACCGGACAACGACGGTTCGGGATCGGGCCAGATCATGCTCCATTTCCCCGCCGGTGCACAGGTCGTCAAAGCGATTCTCTTTGCCGGGAATTTCGATACGCCGGCAATACTTCCGCTGATGCTTAACGGCCACCCAATCCGCTTGGACCCTGCGACCCAAATGACGCTGGGACATTGGTCGAGTTACGGCGATCCTGCCAGCACACATGCTGTCGATGTAACATCGTTGATCGACCCGGCTCAACAAACCCAAACGCTCGACGTTCCGCCGCAGCCTCCGACATCGCATCGATATGTGGACTTTTGGCTCGTCGTCGAATACACGTTCGCTGGCGCGACACAAACGCGCGTCACCGTTGTGCTCGATACGCAAGACTTTGCTTCGTCGCTCAACTTCAGAATTCCGATCGCCCGCCATGCTGTTAGTCGCCGGCCGCTTGGCTTCGGTGCGTATGTAGGATATGTATGCAATTCCAATTCGGATGGCGAAATCGTCAATGCCAACAACGCTCGTCTCGGTGTTGTCGGCGGGCACGAAGCGAATTCGGGTAACTGCGCGGGCCCGATGCCGCACTTCTACTATGAGCGCGGTACGCTCGTCGGGCTTGGCGAGTGTGGCGCCGATCAAGCGATGGATACGACCGATGTGCTCAGCGATATCCGGGGGCTCGTCCGCCCGAGCGATCAGACCGTCACGGTTACGCTCGATCACATCTCGAGCGCGACGCCGAATGACAACAGTGTATGGGGCCTCGTCGTCGTCGATGGCGACACGATCTGCACGAATCCGACGATCTCACTCTCGCCAACATTCGCCACGGCGAAACCAGGCTATGCGATCGACTATGCGCTGATGGCAAGTTCTCCGCTCGTCGACATCGCTGCGCTTGATGTCGATATCGAGTTGATCGGCGACAACCTCGAGCTCAATAGCATCGAATCCGCAAATACGGTGACGTTCGACCGGTGGTTGCAACCGACGCATCTCTCGTTGCACGGCGCTCCGTATCTCGTCACTCCCAACGATACACTTGCGCTCTTGCACTTCGATGTCAGTGTAGGACGCGACACACTTACGAGACTTCATTTATCGCACCTGCAGATCGACGAAATCGACGAGTCGCTTGTTCCCTGCGGCGCCTCGCTGCCGTCCGCAACGACACCCGACCCGACGTTTATCATGACGGATACTTGCAGCTCCGCCGAGATCCGCCAGTACCTTCGAACGGGAAGGGTGATCGTCGTTTCGAAGATCGTACCGAATCCCGTGTCGAATAGCGCAGTGCTCGAAGTGCAGGCACGTGCCGAGTGCGATGCGTCAATAGAAATTGTCGATGTATTGGGAAACACAGTAGCTCGGCAATCCAGCCATCTGCATCAGGGTACGAACGACCTCACACTCGACCTTGGCAACATAGCATCCGGCTTCTATCAAATCGTACTGCGTACTCCCGCAGAGAATACACGAACCCCGCTCGTAAAAATCGACTGA
- a CDS encoding DUF92 domain-containing protein, protein MIRYIAALMNVFYGYLGASIVAAVAWRLRALSPSGAVAAVVVGGTIFAFGDLSATTILLAFFLSGSLLSRLNERHAGARDWKQVLANGLVPTLAIMLLAARHDLRPEATLLFLGSLATATADTWATEFGKRFGTNVYDCLSWQPMTPGLSGGISLVGTLASVAGATVIAALSLVPYPNDVGLCGLVFVKPMLVVPTAGVCGALIDSIIGSALQVKYKTSDGTIIEERRADSEHLRGLRWLGNNATNLISTFIGGIVAVGIAEWF, encoded by the coding sequence TTGATCCGGTATATTGCTGCATTGATGAATGTGTTCTATGGATATCTCGGCGCATCGATCGTCGCTGCAGTTGCGTGGCGACTGCGGGCATTGTCACCAAGCGGCGCAGTTGCGGCTGTTGTTGTTGGCGGGACGATCTTCGCATTCGGGGATCTCTCGGCAACCACCATCCTGCTCGCCTTCTTTCTCAGCGGCTCGCTGCTGTCGCGTCTGAACGAACGTCATGCCGGTGCGCGCGACTGGAAACAAGTGCTCGCGAATGGTCTTGTGCCGACACTCGCGATCATGTTGCTTGCCGCGCGACACGATCTTCGCCCGGAGGCGACACTCCTGTTTCTCGGTTCGCTCGCTACTGCAACCGCCGATACGTGGGCGACGGAGTTCGGGAAACGCTTCGGCACGAATGTGTACGATTGTCTTTCGTGGCAGCCGATGACACCGGGACTCTCCGGCGGCATATCGCTGGTCGGCACACTCGCAAGCGTCGCAGGCGCAACGGTGATCGCCGCGCTCTCGCTCGTCCCGTATCCGAACGATGTCGGTCTGTGCGGGTTGGTCTTTGTGAAACCAATGCTTGTCGTCCCGACCGCAGGAGTATGCGGTGCGCTTATCGACAGCATTATCGGTTCGGCGCTGCAGGTCAAATACAAGACAAGCGACGGCACCATTATCGAAGAGCGGCGTGCGGACTCCGAACATCTCCGCGGCCTGCGCTGGCTCGGCAACAACGCAACGAACCTGATCTCGACATTCATCGGCGGCATCGTCGCTGTCGGCATCGCGGAGTGGTTTTGA
- a CDS encoding class I SAM-dependent methyltransferase codes for MNGRVDLTCDVQKLLQNRRQYFNYQYVAHHLKFLFSQFIPQVTIHSAAQDEKVIRDHYDRGNDFFGGFLGDRMIYTSAFFKTGKEDLETAQDQKMNLVCQKIKMKAGEKHLDIGCGWGTLVAHSAKYYGTDSTGITIAQAGADYANAQIERWGVKDKARVHRMDYRSIPDAKYNKITCLEMAEHVGVKHFTKFMKQIAGLLEDDGLFYLQIAGLRAGYHQESLIWGGFMAQYIFPGADASMPLSFVVKRLEKAGFEIHSVENIGIHYSQTIQLWYYNWQSHKEEILAKYGQWWFRCWEIFLGWSVDIAKQGNSTCFQIVCNKNRDEFNRRQWFAGTNLGERDLFTNGHSFGGVELTHPMEINY; via the coding sequence ATGAACGGCCGAGTCGATCTGACATGCGATGTGCAGAAGCTCTTGCAGAACCGACGGCAGTATTTTAATTATCAGTACGTCGCGCACCACCTGAAATTTTTATTCTCGCAGTTCATCCCGCAGGTGACGATCCATTCTGCGGCACAAGATGAGAAAGTCATTCGCGACCATTATGATCGCGGCAACGATTTCTTCGGCGGATTCCTGGGCGATCGCATGATCTATACCTCCGCGTTTTTCAAGACGGGAAAAGAAGATCTTGAAACGGCGCAAGACCAAAAGATGAATCTCGTCTGCCAAAAAATTAAAATGAAAGCAGGTGAGAAGCACCTTGATATCGGCTGCGGCTGGGGGACGCTCGTCGCGCATTCGGCGAAATACTACGGGACCGATTCGACCGGCATCACGATCGCACAGGCGGGCGCGGATTATGCGAACGCACAAATCGAACGCTGGGGCGTCAAGGACAAAGCCCGCGTTCATCGTATGGATTATCGCAGCATCCCCGATGCAAAGTACAATAAGATTACCTGCCTCGAAATGGCAGAGCATGTCGGCGTCAAGCACTTCACCAAGTTCATGAAGCAGATCGCCGGTTTGCTCGAAGATGACGGATTGTTCTATTTGCAGATCGCGGGCTTGCGAGCCGGGTATCATCAGGAGTCGCTCATCTGGGGTGGCTTTATGGCGCAGTATATCTTCCCGGGCGCAGATGCGTCTATGCCGCTATCATTCGTCGTGAAGCGTTTGGAGAAGGCCGGTTTCGAGATTCACTCGGTCGAGAACATCGGTATTCATTACTCGCAGACGATCCAATTGTGGTATTACAACTGGCAGTCGCACAAGGAAGAGATCCTCGCGAAGTATGGCCAGTGGTGGTTCCGGTGCTGGGAGATCTTCCTCGGCTGGTCGGTCGATATTGCGAAGCAGGGAAATTCGACGTGCTTCCAGATCGTCTGCAACAAGAACCGCGACGAGTTCAACCGTCGTCAATGGTTCGCCGGCACGAACCTCGGCGAGCGCGACCTCTTTACCAACGGCCACTCCTTCGGTGGCGTCGAGCTGACGCATCCTATGGAAATCAACTACTGA
- a CDS encoding FG-GAP repeat protein, with amino-acid sequence MTHTRNTRMTFATLLALAIVLFASNTFAALNAYLQLKGTKSGKIYKSSLDASGKFSFSNVEPGTYSLIFVSEDGSNPPASIEIQSFSWGATNSGSMSSGSMSSGRASASATTSKNSPVTRSNISNNRVSCPSGVTVSTGDLDGDGIPDVITSPVTISISNADGSRGQVFSKVVLQDITVSSACSPSGACKGNWNLKENVK; translated from the coding sequence ATGACACACACACGCAATACCCGTATGACGTTCGCGACGCTGCTCGCGCTGGCGATCGTCCTGTTCGCTTCGAACACATTCGCAGCGCTCAACGCATACCTGCAACTCAAAGGCACGAAGAGCGGCAAAATATATAAGAGCTCGCTCGATGCCAGCGGCAAGTTCTCGTTCTCGAATGTCGAGCCGGGGACATACAGCCTCATCTTTGTCAGCGAGGACGGCAGCAATCCGCCCGCTTCCATCGAGATCCAAAGCTTCTCGTGGGGAGCGACAAACTCCGGTTCGATGTCGTCGGGATCGATGAGCTCGGGCCGCGCAAGCGCATCGGCAACGACATCGAAGAATTCGCCAGTGACCCGCTCGAACATCTCGAATAACCGAGTAAGCTGCCCGAGCGGCGTAACCGTCTCGACCGGCGACCTCGACGGCGACGGCATCCCGGACGTGATTACCTCGCCCGTGACGATCAGCATCAGCAATGCCGACGGTTCACGAGGACAAGTATTCTCGAAGGTCGTGCTTCAGGATATCACCGTCTCGAGTGCCTGCTCCCCCTCCGGTGCCTGCAAAGGAAACTGGAATTTGAAAGAGAATGTGAAGTAG
- a CDS encoding PKD domain-containing protein — protein MIKSQTFGENIYPETPLYRLDIGTDYPARNIVVRIAVKMKSDRFYMPFYFDAVTHQLDAIPISTIDNQSITFVIRHSGSIFVSSIARTALKGKITSAFDVAHDAWNIPNVGTSAFPNGLASGLSLGALWYYCSKWITTGTSLGSAFQEPTYSNDTLWMAHPRSFRAVNAIESACAWTTTATNLIEHLTGGDNTLTRNELAYALLATHKPQALCLTNRLITARVPIVVTGLNENLATVYDPCYPGATDRSIDVSAKATQAYSTSYTVSNLIQSDEHEFPFISYIGGYAILDYATIAAGYSASVTGVPQDLFSGVRADHGVIRTGDTLQCIDPAIRLDFSGRTKTSISIYLNGAFRSYSTGDVIPIKRGENVVGIYMDSASPYVNKRTWVGWQWLHASFEPLLITMKPTNPVSHTREYFGIVSPLYQQSGVTFEWNFGDGTTEQRAYPNDTISHVYDHEGSYPLTIHIRPSAGTVPQDSFSQTIIVSAPAVAIIPLDSTLPFVGTPQAFVVQVSPKPEQRFRIRWTVVGVGANQVLADTAWWVHTFASAGMYTLRADLLDSKDIVFASTTRTIQISPALSPPTIAELQSKRNLLVRFTGDIQFDGTVQWYTTFVYGTGSSRDSAANRLQWDQPGTTCSLKWSTSWSSHVVTDSIFNFYHDESDSRSLSISIHFATDYSTVSNFACASSHAWSEYSNSAMTENYNTNSDENALEGNSISYHGRNNDTIVYRRSGPMVEQLLSKIEYKASLYYKHGASGHADYVKTNWSNSAKPPIVDILFY, from the coding sequence TTGATCAAATCACAAACCTTTGGGGAGAACATCTACCCGGAAACGCCGCTGTATCGTCTCGATATCGGTACTGATTATCCCGCACGCAATATTGTGGTTCGCATCGCAGTGAAGATGAAGTCCGACCGATTCTATATGCCGTTCTATTTTGATGCGGTAACGCATCAGTTGGACGCGATTCCCATCTCGACCATCGACAATCAAAGCATCACGTTCGTCATCCGACACTCCGGTTCGATCTTCGTCAGTTCAATCGCTCGTACAGCACTGAAGGGAAAGATCACATCTGCTTTTGATGTGGCACACGATGCATGGAACATTCCGAATGTGGGCACTTCTGCCTTCCCCAATGGGCTTGCCAGCGGCCTTTCGCTCGGCGCGCTCTGGTATTATTGTAGCAAGTGGATAACCACCGGAACATCCCTTGGGAGTGCATTCCAGGAACCGACGTACTCGAACGATACCCTTTGGATGGCGCACCCACGGAGTTTTCGCGCAGTGAACGCGATTGAATCGGCGTGTGCTTGGACGACAACGGCTACCAACCTGATCGAACATCTGACTGGCGGTGACAACACGCTTACTCGAAATGAGTTAGCCTATGCCTTACTTGCCACTCACAAACCACAGGCACTGTGCCTTACCAATCGTCTAATCACGGCGAGGGTCCCGATCGTCGTTACGGGCCTGAACGAGAATCTCGCCACCGTATACGACCCCTGCTATCCTGGTGCAACGGATCGCTCTATCGACGTGTCCGCAAAAGCAACGCAGGCTTATAGCACATCGTACACCGTTTCAAACTTAATACAGTCAGACGAGCACGAATTTCCCTTTATTAGTTATATCGGTGGCTATGCGATCCTGGATTATGCTACAATCGCAGCAGGATATTCAGCATCCGTCACCGGTGTTCCGCAAGACCTCTTTTCGGGCGTGCGGGCAGATCATGGTGTGATACGAACGGGAGACACCCTCCAGTGTATTGACCCCGCCATCCGGTTGGACTTCTCGGGCCGAACGAAGACGAGCATCTCGATTTATCTCAATGGCGCATTCCGGTCCTACTCGACAGGCGATGTAATCCCTATCAAGCGCGGAGAAAATGTGGTTGGGATTTATATGGATTCTGCGTCGCCATACGTGAACAAACGTACATGGGTTGGTTGGCAATGGCTGCACGCATCATTTGAACCGTTGCTTATTACGATGAAGCCGACAAATCCGGTCTCTCACACCCGGGAGTACTTTGGAATTGTTTCTCCCTTGTACCAACAATCCGGAGTCACGTTCGAGTGGAATTTTGGCGATGGGACCACTGAGCAGCGCGCATACCCGAACGACACGATCTCACATGTGTACGACCACGAAGGAAGCTACCCTCTCACGATACACATCAGACCGAGCGCCGGCACGGTTCCGCAGGACTCCTTCTCACAAACGATAATTGTCAGTGCACCCGCTGTAGCCATCATACCATTGGATTCGACGTTGCCGTTCGTCGGAACGCCACAGGCGTTCGTCGTACAGGTATCTCCGAAACCCGAACAGCGGTTCAGGATTCGCTGGACGGTGGTGGGAGTCGGCGCAAACCAAGTGTTAGCGGATACAGCGTGGTGGGTTCATACATTTGCGAGCGCAGGCATGTACACGTTGCGAGCGGATCTACTCGATAGCAAAGACATCGTGTTTGCCTCTACAACGCGCACCATCCAAATTTCTCCGGCATTAAGCCCGCCAACAATCGCCGAACTTCAATCCAAGAGGAATCTCCTGGTCCGATTTACCGGCGATATTCAGTTCGACGGCACCGTACAGTGGTACACGACATTTGTCTACGGAACGGGCAGTAGTCGTGACTCGGCAGCCAATCGGCTACAGTGGGACCAACCGGGGACGACATGCAGTCTGAAGTGGTCGACCTCTTGGAGTTCACACGTCGTTACCGATTCGATCTTCAACTTCTACCATGACGAATCCGACAGCCGATCCCTATCGATTAGCATCCACTTCGCGACCGACTATTCTACCGTCTCGAATTTCGCATGTGCGTCATCTCATGCGTGGAGTGAATACTCCAACAGTGCCATGACCGAGAACTACAATACGAATTCGGATGAGAATGCCTTAGAGGGCAACTCCATCTCGTATCATGGTCGTAATAACGATACAATTGTCTACCGGCGCAGTGGCCCAATGGTAGAGCAACTCTTGTCAAAGATCGAGTATAAGGCATCTCTATACTACAAGCATGGGGCAAGCGGCCACGCCGACTATGTGAAAACGAATTGGTCTAACAGCGCCAAACCGCCGATTGTTGATATTCTCTTCTATTGA